A genomic region of Zea mays cultivar B73 chromosome 6, Zm-B73-REFERENCE-NAM-5.0, whole genome shotgun sequence contains the following coding sequences:
- the LOC103630431 gene encoding PRA1 family protein A1-like, translating into MDWSAVTAEDLVDALREVDWSTPPRTVSEFFSRFTVPRSYSKWTSRLKCNLYYYRTNYFILIMFILGMGFLWKPVAILAAFMTGLSIAFLNDSFAVTFNEKVTRTVRQFSPHLAAKMRPPITPVLRGRPNSKRSIHICGRPRRVFVIFFSAVSCILWLTSCSLLTVLWALLIALFATVLHASFRTPNLKARLNTFREEFRAVWRNYSEL; encoded by the exons ATGGACTGGAGCGCGGTGACGGCGGAGGACCTGGTGGACGCGCTGCGGGAGGTGGACTGGTCCACGCCGCCGCGGACTGTCTCGGAGTTCTTCTCCCGGTTCACCGTCCCACGCTCCTATTCCAAGTGGACCAGCCGCCTCAAGTGCAACCTCTACTA CTACAGGACAAACTATTTCATCTTGATCATGTTCATCCTTG GGATGGGCTTCCTTTGGAAGCCAGTTGCTATCCTTGCTGCTTTTATGACTGGACTTAGCATCGCATTTCTCAATGATAG TTTTGCAGTCACTTTCAATGAGAAAGTCACAAGGACCGTAAGACAGTTTTCACCACATTTAGCTGCAAAGATGAGGCCACCAATAAC ACCTGTTCTTCGTGGTCGACCAAACTCGAAGAGATCAATTCATATTTGTGGGCGACCTCGCAGGGTGTTTGTCATATTCTTTTCTGCAG TTAGCTGTATACTCTGGTTGACCTCATGCAGTCTTCTCACAGTCCTCTGGGCACTCCTCATTGCTCTATTTG CAACTGTGCTCCATGCAAGCTTCAGAACACCAAATCTGAAAGCACGTCTGAATACATTCAGAGAGGAATTCCGGGCTGTCTGGCGGAATTATAGTGAGCTTTAA